In bacterium, a single genomic region encodes these proteins:
- a CDS encoding MotA/TolQ/ExbB proton channel family protein, translated as MKQSVFMTILLVIAFTVSWGVYEFIFGAENDIFGLHYIYAGGYLVIVLMMLSIMAVTYIFERLFSLRKAYGKEALPQFLKRVEKVLMENNIDQAVTICEQQKGSCAEILKSGLLSYQRAQTMQWNLDKRLTETRRALDEAMSLEVPLLERNLIAISTIASISTMVGLLGTTLGMIRSFKALAQSGAPDAIQLSLGISEALINTAGGLFAAIVAIIAYNYFVNKVDAYTYMIDEAGYSVVSILSTTSKDQ; from the coding sequence ATGAAACAATCGGTGTTCATGACTATTTTGTTAGTCATCGCGTTTACTGTATCGTGGGGAGTCTATGAATTTATTTTTGGAGCGGAAAATGATATTTTCGGACTTCACTATATTTATGCCGGCGGATATTTAGTGATTGTATTAATGATGCTTTCCATTATGGCAGTAACATATATTTTTGAACGGTTATTCTCATTACGAAAAGCGTATGGTAAAGAAGCATTACCGCAGTTTCTTAAAAGAGTTGAAAAAGTATTAATGGAAAATAATATCGATCAAGCCGTCACAATTTGCGAACAACAAAAAGGTTCATGTGCCGAAATCCTTAAATCGGGGTTGTTAAGTTACCAACGCGCGCAAACTATGCAGTGGAATCTGGACAAGCGGTTAACGGAAACACGGCGTGCTTTGGATGAAGCGATGTCGTTGGAAGTGCCACTCTTAGAACGTAACCTGATCGCTATTTCCACTATCGCCTCAATATCTACGATGGTCGGGCTGCTGGGAACGACGCTGGGTATGATTCGTTCGTTCAAAGCTCTTGCTCAATCCGGCGCTCCCGATGCCATTCAGTTGTCTCTTGGAATATCAGAAGCTTTGATCAATACTGCCGGTGGTTTGTTCGCAGCTATTGTCGCTATTATCGCTTATAATTATTTTGTCAACAAAGTGGATGCTTACACATACATGATTGATGAAGCCGGCTACAGCGTGGTATCTATCTTGTCAACAACAAGCAAGGATCAATAA
- a CDS encoding biopolymer transporter ExbD, translating into MGRIKKKRVGIKLDMTPMVDVAFLLLTFFMLTTTFRPPEEVQVNVPDSHSELKLPSANVITLSVTKDKTIWMNVDAQTVRAQIFGLEYARRAGKEVTLQELPELIRRAQLENMAVRGAKEIMQVIVKADRDADYDVISDILEILQTAKIASVNFATNLEK; encoded by the coding sequence TTGGGACGCATTAAGAAAAAAAGAGTTGGTATAAAGCTGGACATGACTCCGATGGTAGATGTCGCATTTCTACTTCTTACTTTTTTCATGCTGACGACTACGTTTCGTCCTCCGGAAGAAGTGCAGGTAAATGTGCCGGATTCGCACTCTGAACTTAAATTGCCCAGCGCCAATGTCATTACGCTTTCCGTGACTAAAGACAAAACTATCTGGATGAACGTGGATGCTCAAACGGTTCGTGCGCAAATTTTTGGATTGGAATACGCGAGACGAGCCGGAAAAGAGGTAACACTCCAAGAATTACCTGAACTCATTCGCCGAGCACAGCTCGAAAATATGGCCGTACGCGGAGCAAAAGAAATTATGCAGGTGATTGTCAAAGCCGACCGCGACGCCGACTACGACGTCATCAGCGATATCTTGGAGATTTTGCAAACCGCAAAAATTGCATCTGTTAATTTCGCAACAAATTTAGAGAAATAA
- the rlmB gene encoding 23S rRNA (guanosine(2251)-2'-O)-methyltransferase RlmB produces the protein MSGNQYIFGRRAVVEALRFGASIEEIWIAKNAHGEAVREIRNLAEPSDIHIKETDVKKIDSTLPGKNHQGILAKIVSFDFHYAELDDILMLAEQRHEKPLVAILDEITDPHNLGAIIRSAECAGFHGIIIPKHRSADVNSTVMKTSAGAVMHMHIIQATNLTQAIEWLKEKGLWIYGTDALAEKMYYEIDPKDGVGIIIGSEGKGMRKTIYDHCDFLIKIPMHGKLQSLNASVAAGIIFFDVIRRRSTNS, from the coding sequence ATGAGTGGAAATCAATATATTTTTGGGCGGCGTGCCGTGGTGGAGGCATTGAGATTCGGCGCAAGTATTGAAGAAATCTGGATTGCTAAAAATGCACACGGAGAAGCCGTCCGGGAAATACGTAACCTGGCTGAACCATCGGACATCCATATCAAAGAAACCGATGTGAAAAAAATTGATTCAACGTTACCTGGCAAGAATCATCAAGGCATTCTTGCGAAAATCGTTTCGTTCGATTTTCATTACGCTGAATTGGACGATATATTAATGCTGGCTGAACAGCGGCATGAGAAACCACTCGTTGCCATTTTGGACGAAATTACCGATCCCCACAACTTGGGAGCCATCATTCGAAGTGCTGAATGTGCAGGGTTTCATGGCATCATTATTCCGAAGCATCGTTCAGCGGATGTTAATTCTACTGTAATGAAAACGTCAGCAGGAGCGGTAATGCATATGCACATTATACAAGCCACCAACCTGACGCAAGCCATCGAATGGTTAAAAGAAAAAGGTTTATGGATTTACGGAACTGATGCCTTGGCTGAAAAAATGTATTATGAGATTGATCCTAAAGATGGAGTAGGAATCATCATTGGAAGTGAAGGAAAAGGCATGCGTAAAACTATATATGATCATTGCGATTTTCTAATTAAGATCCCGATGCATGGTAAGCTTCAGTCACTGAATGCGTCCGTTGCGGCCGGAATCATTTTTTTTGACGTAATTCGCCGCCGGTCAACTAACTCTTAA
- a CDS encoding substrate-binding domain-containing protein, with amino-acid sequence MMTPTSGYMTVVCDEVIAYVMAIEGEAFMADYPDAHLAFRYSGTSTAINDLLTDKTTCIVSSREMDSSETAYAISRGKKVFSQKFALDGLAFLVHRDNPVVNLYKSQIESILAGRTLGWNDINIPFRQPILIVTDGDESGNYALLRQEFGHDWQLAPAAIELPPDSTAFIAYRIMDFIISNSNAIGYVSSSWLNNNPEYLKRAPNLKILKIARHDYDKPVDPIQGYIYRGDYPFRRMLFILHCEDKPGLAAGFTAFLTGNKGQKLCLDLNMVPAINPVKLKYE; translated from the coding sequence GTGATGACACCGACCAGCGGGTATATGACGGTGGTTTGCGATGAAGTTATTGCATACGTAATGGCTATTGAAGGGGAAGCGTTCATGGCGGATTATCCCGATGCGCATCTTGCTTTTCGATATTCAGGAACATCCACAGCCATCAATGATCTGTTGACAGATAAGACCACGTGCATTGTAAGTTCGCGCGAAATGGATTCTTCAGAAACAGCCTATGCGATTTCCAGAGGCAAGAAAGTTTTTTCTCAAAAATTTGCATTAGACGGATTGGCTTTTTTAGTGCATCGCGATAATCCAGTTGTCAATCTTTATAAATCGCAAATTGAATCAATCTTGGCCGGACGCACGCTGGGGTGGAACGATATCAACATTCCTTTCCGTCAACCAATTTTGATTGTAACGGATGGGGATGAGTCTGGAAATTATGCTTTATTAAGGCAGGAATTTGGTCACGATTGGCAATTAGCTCCTGCAGCGATAGAATTGCCTCCCGATTCAACAGCGTTTATAGCGTATCGTATAATGGATTTTATAATATCAAATTCAAATGCAATAGGTTATGTCAGTTCGTCGTGGCTAAATAATAATCCAGAATATCTTAAAAGGGCGCCGAATTTGAAAATTCTTAAAATTGCGCGTCATGATTACGATAAGCCCGTTGATCCTATTCAAGGCTATATTTATCGAGGTGATTATCCTTTTCGCAGAATGCTTTTTATTTTGCATTGTGAGGATAAACCGGGGCTCGCGGCAGGGTTTACAGCATTTCTAACCGGCAATAAGGGACAAAAGCTTTGCCTTGATTTGAACATGGTTCCAGCGATTAATCCTGTTAAATTAAAATATGAATAA